The DNA segment TGCAGGAGTAGGCGGACCACTGGATGGAGCGGTCCGGGGGGAGCGACCAGAGGGCGGCCGGGTGGGGGAGGGGCGAGGCGGGGTCCGGTGGCGCGGCGGGACGGCAGCGGCGCCGTGGGAGGGGCTCGCAGCCTCGGAGGAGGAGGCGCTGGGCCAGGGGCTCGTCGTCAGGGCAGGAGCCGTTGACGGGGTAGGACATGAAGGCGGCGAGATCGTCGGGGAAGAGAGGGCAGGCCAGCCCCGCGGGAGGGTGGATCTCCGCGGAGCCCATGTTGGGGTTGTGGCCGAAGGGAAGGGGCTGCGCGGAGGTGAAGGCCACGAACTCTGCCGGCAGAGAAGCATCGGCATTACTggaggaagcagaagaagaagcagaTGCTGCAGTCGTAGCACATGCAGCAACAGTAGTAGTAGTAGAAGAAGGACAAGGagggcatgaagaagaggaagaggagaagagaaggaaagtgAGGAGGTTGGAGAAGAGGAGGACAAAGAGGCAGAGAAGGTTGCTGAAGCGGTGGTGGGAACGGGAGGAGTCCATTGAAGAGGAAGGAGAATGGAGGTGGCAAGGGAACCTACTCTCTTAGTCTGTGCTCGATTTATCTTCTGCAGCAGCAGGGTCTACTACTCACGAAAAAGAGAAGTAGAGTCCGAGTAAAAAAGTCAAGATCAACTACTCACAAAGAGGAGGCTTGCATTAGTTTGAGAAGCTTACAGTCTTAAAAAGAGAGATGGATTCGACGTGAGGACGACGTTGAAGAATAGCACTAGTTTTATATGAGTAGTGTGGCGTGCAAACTAAGAAAATAcaaataataagaagaagaagaatagaaaTGACGCCAGCAGAGCCAAACTACATCCCTCCAACTACAGTCCCACTCCACCGTCACAATACCTTTCAAATAAAAAAGGGCATGACGCCTATCCACATAAAGAGTCTGTGCTCCATTAACACGTTTTGTTTCCTATTCATATTACACCTACAGGGCTTCACTCTTTTGAGTTCAATGACACTATCTGAACTATGCTTGAGCATCATAGGTTGGCCAAAGCTTCCAATTAGACAATAGAAAATCAATCCTTGAACATACTCCAACTTGAGAAACACTAGCTGTAAACACATGAAGGAAGCATAAAACAAATCTAAGAACAACCAATTAGAGAGTGTAGCACACAAATCTGGAATTACATTCTATTCACATCCTTggaaaagaagaaataaaaaCAAGATATTAAAAAGAACACACTACTGAGGCGACTCGCAAGGTGCTGAATAGCAAGGACACACCAGGCTATACAAACAAATAAGACACTGGCCTACCAAAATACAGGTCGTGGAGTTAGCAATCCAAAGCATCACTTCCAGTAGCCAACTACCCTCAAGTCAGCTGCAGACGGACCTCATTCGCCAGATGAGCTCCCTAACAAAGTGTTGCAAGGTTGTCCTTCTGGTGTTAATTCCAGTTTAAAAGATCAACCCTGGAAAtacaaaaaaggaagaggaggggaGAGGGGGGGGCGCAAGAGGGAAGTAGCCTGATGCAGAATCTCTTCTTGATGTTTTCGTACATTGTATTTCTTCGTATTTCTTCGTTATGGATTGCGCATCAACCCACCTCGAGGAACAGTCCTGAATTTGGAACAGAATCATGTAAACGAATTTACAACTTATAAACATTAAACCACAATGTTTTCAGTTCAAACAACGATGGCATTCAATTctcaataataaaattttacaaagGTTAGTTATGTTAAATAAATTGAGTTCATAAaacttaaatctcatatttttagaaaaaatgaTTCCCATTTATTCAGCATATAAAATCAAGAACAGAATCATCAAGAGGAATTAACGTCTGGTAAGAAGAAACTTAGCCAATTGATCTCGAGTGTCATATACTAAAGATACAAATCAACTTGTCATACCTTCCAGGAAGCAACTGTGAACTACTAGATGGAGCTTTCGAACCACCAAGTCGCTTAGACTTGTTATCTTgttctttctccactctcatagcAGCCACTTCTTTCTCCATTGCAGCTACTTCCCTTCTCATCTTTTTTGCTTCCACTTCCATAGCTTTAGTCAATGTATCAACTTTCTTGGCCAGCATCTATTCACAAGTTTCACAGTAGAAAGTGTACATGAGTTTGGAAATGGCCACCAAACTGTTACACAGATGCCAAAGGGGAACTTACCTCAATCGCATCATCCTTGTCTTTTAAGCTCTGGTCCTTCTCATGGCATGCTTTCCTCAGAGTAATTACCTCCTTCTGCAACATATCATACAGAAGTCCAGAGACACAATCATCTGAGTCAACATTAGATAACTCATTGGTTTTCTCTTCTGGAATTTCCTTCCAACTGTTATGTGAGATATTCTCTGCAGTTGCATCAGAAGATCTGTTCAGTGACAAACTAGCTCCATTCAGGAGGGCTTTGCTTCGGTCCAATGACCTAGTGCCACCATCAAATGACTTTGATGCCCCTTTGGCATGTTTCAGTACCATGCTACTGGAAAGAGAAGATCTCATCTGAAATGATGGTCGCTTAGAAAGGAAGCCATTAACACTCTTAGGAACATTCTCAGCTCCACCAAGGGACTGGCGGCGTGAAGGACCATTGCTTACACTCTTCCCCTCTACAATGGTGCGGTTACTGCCACCTGCTGACATTCTCAATCCCTCTTCCAAAACCTTGAGCCGTACCTGAAACTTCTCCTGAAATGTCCAAAACGATTTGCCACTAGTAAATAGGTATCATGCTCTATGACAACATAAAATATAACAAATATTAAACATTTATGGTAAGACATTCTACTTTCAACTGAGCTTCTGATCTTGCAGTACGTTCTGTTATAGCAAGCTTGTCCCGAAGTTGCTGCATCTCACCCTGCAAAACAATGTATGTGATGACAGGATTTACcataacaagaaaaaaatattgggAATAGCGTGTATCAATTGATATGCTACAAAAGAAGAGGTGTGCTTCAGAAAATCATTAAACATCAATGCTAACCTGCATGAATCTCCGTTCCTCAAGCCACTGTTTAACAGGCATTACTTTGTCACTAGCATCTTTCCATTCATTTGCCACAACCACTGCAACCCTATTAGCTGTAACCTTTGCCCgagcaagttcacgatcaagcgtTTTCATCTCTTCCTAAATGTATAAATGACAATTTAACAAGGAAAACAATATACATTTGTTCTCTAATGATTTAAAGCAGTTCCAACACAAAAAAAACAGAGTTCTGTGCTAATAGATTAAAAATAAAGCCCAATATATTACACTCATCTCCTGAACTTTTCGCTGGTAATCCCTTACGGCATTTGCAGCTGCACCACCTGCAAGAACAGCCTCTTCCAGTTCTCGTACAGTCTGGCTAAGCTTTTCAACCTCAGCAACCTTTTGTCGATGCATTTTATCCAGGATCTTGTTCTCTTCCTGAATAACGCAAGAAGAGGACTAAGTATAAAATTTCTAATAGCATCACAGCCTACAGATTCTGTCcccattttaaaaataaataagcaTTTTGTTCCTGGATACCTGACATATTTCGATCTGTTTCATTAATTCCTGGTTCTTATTTTGTAAATCGTCCACCATAGAGGCCTTTGCTAAAGCAATCTGTACGGTCCGTTCTGCTTCCAGCAGTGCTGCTTCTTTTGATTTGGTAAGACGATCTAATGCCCTGTTGTCATCCTGTAGCTTTGCAATCTGCAAATAAGAGAGAGATCTTCAACAGTTTCTACTTTCTACCACTTTGAGCCCCTAATTTTCTGTTGACAAATAGGGAAGTCTAGTGTGATACATTCAAACAACTTAGAGCTGTTGTAAGCCAATAGAAAAATTAGCCCTTAATCTCCTACAAGCACAATATAATTGACATACATATATGGCAACAACTTTGGAAATAACTAATGATCAGCAAGACAACAAACCAAGCTCACAAAACAATGGAAGCCCATACAAGTACAATATGTAATCTTTCACAAATTTGGATCATTAAGAAGATTAGGAAATGGGAACTGAACAATGAATAACTAGACCAGACAACATCACGAATACCAGCAACACCCAAGATGCAAAAAGAGTTCTTGGTAGACAGTTTGTTTAAAAGAAGGAACAAAcaaacaacaaaaaaagaaaacactTTAGTAATTGCAAACCAATTAAGTTGTTCATAAACTTGAGATACAGGGAAGGTCATTGCTGTGTTGACCAAGGCAAAATTTTGTAATCTTTGGGTGGAACATTCTATCAAAGCACAATTGTAGAATTATAAAATTTTGCAGGAGCAATGTTTCAAAAGAAAACCTCCTGCCGAGATAGCTTCAACTCTGCCTCAAGAGGTGCAAGAATGGCTTCAATTGGGGGCATGTCATCATCTTTTTGATCTGCATGGACTCTTCTAAGTGTCGCCTCTGCTGCAAACTGTGCAGCCAAGGCTGCTTTCTTTTCATCATTTATCCTCTTAATTTCAAGATTCTGCATGGTTAACTTTTCATCAACCACTGTTCATAGTGGAATCGTCAATCATACATGACAAACAACAGCTAAAAGTAAATTAGTGAGTTATATGTAGTACCCTGTTCTCAAGAAGTGATTCAGTGAGCTTGAGCTTCTCATCCATCTTATTCAATTCTTCCGTTAGCTGACATTGGTGACAAAAGAGTCAGAAAACAGCCCATTAATATCATTACCTCATTCAGTATTTTCTCTCCACACATTGGAATGCCAAAAGTGAAGGAACAAATGGTAAAGAAAAATACAAGTAAAAGGAACACTAGATATATTATAACAATGTTCAGACATTGATATGCACTGCAAGATTACTTGAAGCCATGTATAAGATAATAATATTTGATGTTGACCAATATAACATGTTTCCATGGAGATGGCGTTCTTTAAATGCAAATTTTAAGTTACAAGATCAAATTGCATTTCCTTTCACAAAAACCCAAACGAGCATATACCACACTTAGATAGAATCTGAAACAACCTTATCGTAGAGCTTTCTTTGCTTAAAGCCAGAAAAGGTTCAATCTTTAGAATGTTTTCCATCTAGAAATCGTAGAAACAAATATGAACTACAAAATGCAGAAATTGTAAAGCTATAAAATGGACTAAGAAAATTCACCATGTTGATTTTTATAAGGGCAAGAATCGGAAATAGCAAGAAATTTTGTCCTAAAAAAGAACagaaatgaaaacaaaaaaatcatCACGTGCTCATAACGGGACCTGAAAGAAAAAGTCATAATAATTTGCTTCTCTCtagaaaaaataacaaaaatagaaaaataaggcGTTAAGACCAAAACCACACTCAGACCACAAATAAAAAAACGCCATTATGTAAAATAGAACTGTTATGAGGCAAAGAaattgagaaaaaagaaaaacgcATCAAGAAAACAATGTCGACATGATAAAAGGGATCAGGGAATTAACAGCCATTAAGGAGAGAATAAAAACAACAAACGAATGATTTAACAGGAAGTAAAATCGGCACATTCACCTCTTCGACTGCCTTCTCTCTCGCGCGCTCAGACAACCTCAGAGCTTTGATCTCCGCCTGTGACTCAGATAATTCTCGATCTTTGTCTGCAATCCACCAAAATATCCAAACAAATTTCAATGAGATGCTACACAAACCAACAGAATAAACTAAAAGAAAGGAACGCAGCAAACCGCAATCCCACCTCTGACTTCATTCTCGAGCCTATTCAGCTCGACCTTCACCGGATCCGATCCGTGGAGCAGATTAATAAACTCGTCCACCTCCAAGTTGGGCTTCATCGAGGCCCTTCGCCTCAGGGCCGGCGCCGACTTCCCCTCAATCTTGAACGACGCAGACGCCGTCAGAGCCTCCGGTGCCGGGTGCGGCGTCGCATTCCCCCCGGCGGCCTCGCCTAAGAACCCTTCCCCGCCGAAGTCGCGCAGATCTGACATCCTGGATCTGACGCTCTCTCACATCGAAGGCAAGTAAAGAGCCCAATTTAAACAAAGAGGAGGATATTTTCGAAATGCGAACTCGACTCCGATTCCAAGTACTAGGGTCCTCCTCCTCGATCGAAATTGAGATCTCCTTCCTATGGCTTCGATCGAGTCCGTCGCCCACGAGAGCAACCCTAACTGCGTTCCTTCCTCCAATCGCCCTCGTCGCAAGTAATGTGCTGTGGGGGAGTGCTAATAAGTAGACTACAGTGAGGAGGGGGGCAAAGGGACGCCCGCTATGTTATATCGCTCCTCCTCTATTATTTATTCGTACTAAGCAAACCCCCGAATATGTTTGTTTCACTATCCGATGTAAGATCAGGGCTGAATCAAAAGTAAATCCAACGGCGGATAATGAGTCCTCAAGCAGATCTCGTCTCTAGGGCATGCGGTGTCGTTACCGCACCGAGGGAGACGGAGCCTCTGCTCCCTCGCGATGCCACGTAGTGTAATTGGTGTCGGAATACTCTCCCTGGATCGGTCAAACGATTTGGACTCCCTCTTCTTTATGATGCTGGTGAGCTGTCCGGTGCAAGACAGCGAACAAAATTCTGACTAAAGCGTCAGTGACACGTACCAGGATAAAATCTATGCCAATATTTTTTGTACTCCTTATCCGTCCCACCCACATACGGTGATCCGATTGGGGCCTCAAGGGGGCCACAGGAACTCACCAATCCTCTGTTACCAGACAAGGCATAGCCAGCCTAATTGAATTCGAAATCTAAGTATTTATTCTTTATTTCGGGTATAGCTACGATTACGTCAGGCCTGCATAATTTCCAGAAGCCGGACCGGCAATCTGAGCCGGACCGAGACACCGAACCGGATCCTATGCGAGTTCTCGATGCGCGTGTAGCCGCTCTGGATTTCTACGTACGGGTACGCCGTGAAGGGGAGCGGGGGGGGAGCTGTCGCCTTTGGTGGACTTGCAAGAGGGAAGTAATAGATTGCAGGATTAAGTCATCATCTTGTCGTCGAGGCGATGGATCGTGAGTTGATCTCTACTTTGCTGCAGGTTGATTGGAACCATCACTGTCCGCCCTAATGGACTGACAACGATGTCCTTCTACTGTTCGAGCTGTGAGGAGCGTATGAGCAATGGCCCCACTGAGAGGAAAAGTAGGGCAAGATCGCAGATTGAACGATGCCAAAAGATgacgcctcctcctcttcttcttcttcttcttctt comes from the Musa acuminata AAA Group cultivar baxijiao chromosome BXJ1-10, Cavendish_Baxijiao_AAA, whole genome shotgun sequence genome and includes:
- the LOC135595857 gene encoding microtubule-associated protein 70-1-like, which encodes MSDLRDFGGEGFLGEAAGGNATPHPAPEALTASASFKIEGKSAPALRRRASMKPNLEVDEFINLLHGSDPVKVELNRLENEVRDKDRELSESQAEIKALRLSERAREKAVEELTEELNKMDEKLKLTESLLENRNLEIKRINDEKKAALAAQFAAEATLRRVHADQKDDDMPPIEAILAPLEAELKLSRQEIAKLQDDNRALDRLTKSKEAALLEAERTVQIALAKASMVDDLQNKNQELMKQIEICQEENKILDKMHRQKVAEVEKLSQTVRELEEAVLAGGAAANAVRDYQRKVQEMSEEMKTLDRELARAKVTANRVAVVVANEWKDASDKVMPVKQWLEERRFMQGEMQQLRDKLAITERTARSEAQLKEKFQVRLKVLEEGLRMSAGGSNRTIVEGKSVSNGPSRRQSLGGAENVPKSVNGFLSKRPSFQMRSSLSSSMVLKHAKGASKSFDGGTRSLDRSKALLNGASLSLNRSSDATAENISHNSWKEIPEEKTNELSNVDSDDCVSGLLYDMLQKEVITLRKACHEKDQSLKDKDDAIEMLAKKVDTLTKAMEVEAKKMRREVAAMEKEVAAMRVEKEQDNKSKRLGGSKAPSSSSQLLPGRTVPRGGLMRNP